A segment of the Peptoclostridium acidaminophilum DSM 3953 genome:
GTTGCTGTCCTAAAAAAGGGTAACCTAAATAAACGTAAATCCATTGGATTTTCGAACAAGTGGTAGTTATGCATATGTCGGACGTGTATTTATGCAGCCATCTGAGTTGGTCTTTTATATTGCTTGCAATGCTCCTGAGGTGAACGGAGCTCAAAACCCTTTTCATCACGAAGGACTGCAAATATGATGTTACAAATTTTGTGCATGATAGCACCAAGAGCAACCATCTTAGGTTTCTGAGCGGCTTTTTTCATGTAGTAATCGCAAAGATACGGATTGATTGCTTCACCATCTCGTTTCCTGCGGATAGAAGCCAATGCAACAGCGAAAATAGCGCGTCTGGCAATTCTGGAGCCACGTTTGGACATATGGACATCAGTGCCGTTGAAGTTGCCGGACTGGTTTACCTCAGGATCCAGGCCAAAGAAGGCAAAAAGCTGTTTAGGACTCCTAAAGGTTGAGAAATCGCCAATCTCACACATGATGGTTACAGCAGAAAGAAATCCAACGCCTTTGATGGAGTTAAGCCATGAAATCTGTTTGACAAATTCCTCATTCTTATTGAAGGCAACCAATTGCTGGATACGCTCCATAATGGAGTTAATGGCACAAGCCAATCGTTCAATCAGATCAAGCGTCAGTGAAATATTGAAGTAGACACTTTCAATCTGGCAGCCAAAGGATTTAGCAGCTAGCGCGGCCTGATAAAGCTTTTCATAACGATCAGTAGCTTTGGAGATACCTTTTCTTGAAGCTTTTGAGATTTTAGAAATCATGGTTTTTTTATGGCCGCGAAGTATTTTATCCGGAGTACCATACTGGCGAAGAATCATGGTGGATGTGGTGCCGGTAATATCGTTGAAAATACCAATGTACTGTGGAAACACAGTATGCAGATAGCCCTTTAGCCTGTTGATATGAGCAGATTTTTCATCCGTAAGGTCATAGTATTTTCGAGTGAGGGTGCGAAGCTCAAGAACGAGCTTTGCTGGAAACTGAGAAACCGGCAAATCATGAGAAAGACCAAGTTTGGCAATACCGAGAGAATCGATTTTATCATTTTTCACTTTTCTAATGCTTGCATTTTTCACAGAATGTGTGATAATAGGATTGATTATGGACACGTCAAAGCCAGAATCAACCAAGAAGCAGAAGAGTGGGAAATGATAAATCCCTGTGGATTCCAGAAATATTCGACATTTCATGGAATACAGCTCTTCTGCTTTTTTTAGTGCAGAAACAGCCTTTTCCAAGGAATTCGAGTTGTTATGTGTGATCTTAAAAGGTTTTTGGATTGCAGTCCCGCTCTGGTCGACGATGGACATCCAGCTGAAGGCTGAACCGACATCGATACCAGCGGACAGATAATTACGGTTATTCATAGTAAACTCCTTCCGATAGGGTTCCATAAACAACAATGAATACACAACCTGGCATGTGATACGGGTATAGCTTAAGGGCTCCCAACCAGCCTAAAACATAAATTTTCATTGAATGGAATGACTGTCTTAGTTACGGGTATCGTTGAACGAGAGTCAACTCCCTAGGAGGTGAACGTCCTTTTCCCTATCCAATGGAAAATGATACCTTATGTAGCAGACAAAGTCTAGGAGTAAGTAACTATACAAAAATCTTGAAACTTTAAACACGTATCAATGGTTGGATGACATATCCGAGGAGAACCCTCTTACCAACCTTGATATAGATTAGAAATGATGTAGAAGACTACTATTTGTCTATGACTGCATCATACCAGCGAGGTGAGACAATGAAAAAGATAACGAAGATCGATGAAGTGAATAAAACACGGTCATCAAATATTAAACTTCGAGTGGCCGCATATGCCAGGGTTTCGACAGATAGCGATGAACAGTTAGAAAGCCTTAAAGCTCAGCGGGAGCACTATGAAAACTACATCAAATCCAATCCAGAATGGGAGTTTGCAGGGCTTTATTATGACGAAGGCATATCAGGTACCAAGAAGGAAAAACGTCCTGAGCTTCTTCGTATGATTCGTGATTGTGAAAGTGATCGGATTGATTTTATTATCACCAAATCCATAAGCCGGTTTGCACGTAATACCATGGATTGTTTAGAACTGGTAAGACAGCTCTTAAATATCGGTGTTTTCATTTATTTTGAAAAGGAAAATCTAAACACAGGTGATATGGAAGGTGAGTTAATGCTTTCCATTTTATCTGGGTTTGCGGCAGAAGAGTCCGCATCCATTTCACAGAACATGACATGGTCAATCAGCAAAAAATTTCAAAATGGCAGTTTCATTATTGGCAGTCCCCCTTATGGTTATGCCAATGTGAATGGTGAGATGGTCATCGTTCCAGAAGAAGCAGAAGTTGTTAAGCGCATTTTTTCAGAGTGCCTTTCAGGTAAAGGTGGAAGTGTGATTGCAAAGGGCCTTAACAGGGACAAGATTCCTGCAAGAAGAGGTAATCATTGGAGCACAGGAACAGTGATTGATATGCTCCGAAATGAAAAATACAAAGGGGATGCGCTTTTCCAAAAGACTTACACGGATAACAACTTCAATCGACGACCTAATAAAGGTGAGAAAGACCAATTTTACTGCAAGAATCATCATGAGCCTATCGTCAGCAAAGAAGTGTTTTCTAAGGCACAAAAGCTGATCACACAAAGAGCGAAGAGTAAGGCTGTTAACAAAAAAGCTTATCAAAATAGATATGTATTAAGCGGCAGAATCATCTGTGGAGAGTGTGGGTCCACGTTTAGAAGAAAAACAAACTACTCTGCTGGCAGAAGTTATATCGCCTGGAGCTGCAAAGGGCATATTGAAGACAAGAACAGCTGCTCCATGCTGTTCCTGCGTGATGGA
Coding sequences within it:
- a CDS encoding recombinase family protein; the encoded protein is MKKITKIDEVNKTRSSNIKLRVAAYARVSTDSDEQLESLKAQREHYENYIKSNPEWEFAGLYYDEGISGTKKEKRPELLRMIRDCESDRIDFIITKSISRFARNTMDCLELVRQLLNIGVFIYFEKENLNTGDMEGELMLSILSGFAAEESASISQNMTWSISKKFQNGSFIIGSPPYGYANVNGEMVIVPEEAEVVKRIFSECLSGKGGSVIAKGLNRDKIPARRGNHWSTGTVIDMLRNEKYKGDALFQKTYTDNNFNRRPNKGEKDQFYCKNHHEPIVSKEVFSKAQKLITQRAKSKAVNKKAYQNRYVLSGRIICGECGSTFRRKTNYSAGRSYIAWSCKGHIEDKNSCSMLFLRDGEIKATFATMMNKLAYSRKIILGPLYDAISKNQEECDLERIDAIDKRMEQLTEERNTLIGLMTKGFLEPALFSKERNALDSEIKNLTTEKTNLVMSFTSGTSQADEVKTILEHVSKDKFDGNYTDEVFEKFVENIIVNSRDELTFKLKCRLSLKERVVR
- a CDS encoding IS110 family RNA-guided transposase; the encoded protein is MNNRNYLSAGIDVGSAFSWMSIVDQSGTAIQKPFKITHNNSNSLEKAVSALKKAEELYSMKCRIFLESTGIYHFPLFCFLVDSGFDVSIINPIITHSVKNASIRKVKNDKIDSLGIAKLGLSHDLPVSQFPAKLVLELRTLTRKYYDLTDEKSAHINRLKGYLHTVFPQYIGIFNDITGTTSTMILRQYGTPDKILRGHKKTMISKISKASRKGISKATDRYEKLYQAALAAKSFGCQIESVYFNISLTLDLIERLACAINSIMERIQQLVAFNKNEEFVKQISWLNSIKGVGFLSAVTIMCEIGDFSTFRSPKQLFAFFGLDPEVNQSGNFNGTDVHMSKRGSRIARRAIFAVALASIRRKRDGEAINPYLCDYYMKKAAQKPKMVALGAIMHKICNIIFAVLRDEKGFELRSPQEHCKQYKRPTQMAA